The sequence below is a genomic window from Longimicrobium sp..
GCCGAGGTGGTGCGGATCCAGATTCCGGTGTACCAGGAGGGGAATCCGACCTTCGAGTTCCGCGTCGGCGGGTTCGATAACAGCCGCTACACGGGCTCGTAAGGCGGGTAAGCCTCCAACGGCGTCCGGCCGCCGATGTGTACGGGACGAGGGGTGGCGAGGCCGCCCCTCGTCGCATTTACTCGATATGCGCCCGGCACCCTTGCGCGCCGGGATGGGCTGCCTGAGCTTGGGGCCAGCCGCGCACACTTCCGCGCGATCTTCCTCGTCCCTCCGCGTGTTATGACGTCATCACCAGCAACCGTTCCGTGGCGGGTGGAGGTTGGCGCCGACGCCGTCACGGCCGTGTACGAAGCGGCGGAGGACGCGCGCGGCGTGTTCGTGTTTGCGCACGGTGCAGGCGGGCGGATGGATGATGGCGGGATGCTGAGGCTGTCGGCGGCGTTTCGGGCGCGCGGCCTGTCCACCGTGCGGTTCAACTTCGTGTATCGCGAGAAGGGATCGGGCAGGCCCGACCCCATGCCGCGGCTGATGGAGTGCGTGTCGGCCGTCGTGGCGCGGGTGCGGGAGGAGGTTCGGCCGCCGCTGCTGGTCATCGGCGGGCGGTCGATGGGGGGACGCGCCGCGTCGATGCTGGCGGCGGAGGGGTTCGCGTGCGACGGGCTTCTCCTTCTCGCCTATCCGCTGCACCCCGACAAGCAGCCGGAAAAGCTCCGCGACGCGCACCTGCCCTCCATACAGGGCCCCGTGCTCTGCTTCAACGGCACCCGCGACGCGCTGTGCAGGCGCGACCTGATGGAAACGACGCTGCAGCGCGTGGGGCCCAACTGGACCATGCACTGGCTGGAAGGCGCGGACCACTCGTTCCACGTGCTGAAGTCGTCCGGCCGCACCGACGAGCAGGTGGTGGACGAAGTGGCCAAGACCACGCGCGGCTGGCTCGCGGGCCTCCGCTGATGGGCCACCTGACCCATGCGGCACGCGGCGATGGGCAGTATCCGTTGTGGTACGTCCTGAACCCGGAGAGCTTTCGTTGAATCCGCCCGCCGCCGCGCCCA
It includes:
- a CDS encoding alpha/beta family hydrolase yields the protein MEVGADAVTAVYEAAEDARGVFVFAHGAGGRMDDGGMLRLSAAFRARGLSTVRFNFVYREKGSGRPDPMPRLMECVSAVVARVREEVRPPLLVIGGRSMGGRAASMLAAEGFACDGLLLLAYPLHPDKQPEKLRDAHLPSIQGPVLCFNGTRDALCRRDLMETTLQRVGPNWTMHWLEGADHSFHVLKSSGRTDEQVVDEVAKTTRGWLAGLR